A window from Acidobacteriota bacterium encodes these proteins:
- a CDS encoding FHA domain-containing protein — protein MASLRVIQPDQRSFVYRISLSEIGIGRELDNHLVLQDDARVSRRHAQIRQRDGEGYVFDLGSGNGTYVNDRRIPAQLEVPLKDGDVLRIGSHQLAYVGDTKPKSEIIGDGFRQVAAKVPSDVIGFSPLASASDSQDVPALLYRRELEKKGRILKLFYELSSKLSAVFQLDEVYGKVLDILFEVTPASRAFIYRRSVNAETGKERFDQVAVRLRSGSQDKAADSKPLPISKSVFAKVANERVSILLDDTLRTFTSESIVINQIHSVMAAPIVGEEGLLGIIYADRQDDEEAFTPDDLDLLNAVAVQTGIAISTVLNHESLQRELQTRARLERFLPQPAVEEILRSPDKVKLGGTRQQITALFADVRGFTPLTERSTPEVIVTLLNRYFSLASEIIFKHGGTLDKYIGDSLMALFGAPYESEQQATQAVRAAIELQRSMPAFNAGLQRDGLPTVAIGIGINTGQAIVGYVGSETRLDYTAIGDAVNTAARLESQAKPGQIIVSEHTLNVLDKGFTHRPLGTTKLKGKLIDLRLAEIVWDNEA, from the coding sequence ATGGCAAGTCTCAGAGTCATTCAACCTGATCAACGCAGTTTCGTTTACCGCATCAGCCTGAGCGAGATCGGCATCGGGCGCGAGTTAGACAATCATCTGGTGTTGCAGGATGACGCCCGGGTTTCGCGCCGCCATGCCCAGATACGCCAGCGGGATGGCGAAGGCTATGTTTTCGATTTGGGGAGTGGGAATGGCACCTACGTCAATGACCGGCGGATTCCGGCCCAACTCGAAGTGCCCTTGAAAGACGGTGATGTGCTGCGCATCGGCTCGCACCAGCTTGCCTACGTGGGCGATACCAAGCCGAAAAGTGAAATCATCGGGGATGGGTTCCGGCAAGTCGCCGCCAAAGTGCCCAGCGATGTCATTGGTTTTTCACCACTGGCCTCGGCCTCCGATTCGCAAGATGTGCCGGCCTTGCTTTACCGGCGCGAGTTGGAGAAGAAAGGCCGCATTCTCAAACTCTTTTACGAACTCAGCAGCAAACTCAGCGCGGTCTTCCAACTCGATGAAGTATATGGCAAGGTGCTCGACATCTTGTTTGAAGTGACGCCCGCCTCAAGGGCTTTTATCTACCGGCGCTCGGTGAATGCGGAAACCGGGAAAGAGCGCTTCGATCAAGTGGCGGTGCGGTTGCGCTCCGGCAGCCAGGATAAAGCCGCCGACAGCAAGCCCCTGCCGATTAGCAAATCGGTTTTTGCCAAAGTCGCCAACGAACGCGTTTCGATATTGTTGGACGACACCCTGCGCACATTTACTTCTGAAAGTATCGTGATCAACCAGATTCATTCCGTTATGGCAGCGCCGATTGTCGGTGAAGAAGGTTTGCTCGGGATTATTTATGCTGATCGTCAGGATGACGAAGAAGCTTTTACGCCAGACGATTTGGATTTGTTGAACGCTGTCGCCGTGCAAACGGGCATCGCCATCAGTACCGTGCTTAACCACGAAAGCTTGCAACGTGAATTGCAAACGCGCGCCCGCCTGGAGCGCTTTCTGCCGCAACCGGCAGTCGAAGAGATTCTGCGTTCGCCGGACAAGGTCAAGCTGGGCGGCACACGGCAACAAATCACGGCGCTGTTCGCCGATGTGCGCGGGTTCACTCCCTTGACCGAAAGAAGCACGCCGGAAGTCATTGTCACACTGCTCAATCGGTATTTCTCGCTTGCCAGCGAAATCATCTTCAAACACGGCGGCACGCTTGATAAATATATCGGCGATAGCCTAATGGCGCTCTTCGGCGCGCCTTATGAAAGTGAGCAACAGGCGACACAGGCCGTCCGCGCGGCCATTGAACTGCAACGTTCCATGCCCGCTTTCAATGCCGGATTGCAACGCGATGGCTTGCCCACCGTGGCGATTGGCATTGGCATCAACACTGGTCAGGCCATCGTTGGTTACGTAGGCTCTGAGACGCGCTTGGATTACACCGCTATTGGCGACGCCGTGAATACCGCCGCCCGCCTGGAAAGCCAGGCCAAACCGGGTCAAATTATCGTCAGCGAGCATACGCTCAATGTGCTGGACAAAGGCTTTACGCATCGGCCCCTCGGTACCACCAAACTCAAAGGCAAGCTGATTGATTTGCGGCTGGCCGAGATTGTCTGGGACAACGAAGCTTAA
- a CDS encoding DUF1553 domain-containing protein has product MPKRSAWKLIGAQASKRLLALAFAAALIVAALGWFGVTYTSLAANAVEPQGEGETRKVSQADCIFLRDPEGIKGAAARHRDEVARATEYLGSTLAERTDSELSLVPPQDIPRKNFIDNILFDRMGKDNIQSAPLCTDEEYVRRTYLDLTGRIPAAEDITKFLNDKTATKRDALVDSLIGTPEFVDKWTMFFGDLFQNNARSVNIQRYSGGRDAFYKFIKDSLTANKRYDLMAREMIAANGDNFVDGQNNFIVGGVVPMGPPQDTMDGRAVHTMGMFLGINALDCLLCHSGAGHLDNVNLWGKAKTRLDAWGMSAFYARVRQVRTVISQQPNYFKFAISELPNGEYQLNTDFGNRQTRAPINGKSTVDPSYILGAGTVNQGENRRQALARLVTADKQFARAAVNYVWEKIMVEALVSPSNAFDPARLDPAAKLPDGWSLQPTNPELLDALANDFSKNNYDLRKLIAAIVKANAYQLSAQYPGTWSLALVPYYARKYVRRMDAEEVHDAIVKATGVTVSYQLRDTLGDPTWTVNWAMQLPDPGEPRGNAAAIAFLNGFIRGDRDVKPRSQEPSIMQALNLMNHQFVMTRIHQANAGSLVSKLLADATLTPAQIVTQLYLSTLGRNPSTDELNKLTPLFSANTRRDATEGIQWALLNKIDFIFNY; this is encoded by the coding sequence ATGCCAAAGAGAAGCGCGTGGAAGCTGATCGGAGCGCAAGCGAGCAAACGGCTGCTGGCCCTGGCCTTTGCCGCGGCCTTGATCGTCGCCGCGTTGGGATGGTTCGGGGTGACTTACACTTCGCTCGCCGCCAACGCCGTTGAACCGCAGGGAGAAGGCGAGACCCGCAAGGTTAGCCAGGCCGATTGCATTTTCCTGCGTGACCCGGAGGGGATCAAAGGCGCCGCCGCGCGTCATCGCGATGAGGTGGCGCGCGCCACCGAATACCTGGGCAGCACGCTGGCCGAACGCACCGACAGCGAATTGTCGCTGGTTCCGCCGCAAGACATCCCGCGCAAGAATTTCATAGACAACATCCTCTTTGACCGGATGGGCAAGGACAACATCCAATCGGCTCCGTTGTGCACGGATGAAGAGTATGTGCGGCGTACCTATCTCGATCTCACAGGCCGCATTCCGGCGGCTGAAGACATCACCAAGTTCCTAAATGACAAGACGGCCACGAAGCGCGACGCCTTGGTGGACAGCCTGATCGGCACGCCGGAGTTCGTGGACAAATGGACGATGTTCTTTGGCGATCTGTTCCAGAACAACGCCCGCTCGGTGAACATTCAGCGTTACAGCGGCGGACGCGATGCTTTCTACAAATTCATCAAAGACTCGCTCACGGCGAACAAGCGCTATGACCTGATGGCGCGCGAGATGATTGCAGCCAATGGCGACAATTTCGTAGACGGCCAAAACAACTTCATCGTCGGCGGCGTGGTGCCGATGGGGCCGCCACAGGACACGATGGATGGACGCGCTGTGCATACCATGGGCATGTTCCTGGGCATCAACGCCTTGGATTGTTTGCTCTGCCACAGCGGCGCTGGGCATCTCGATAACGTCAATCTATGGGGTAAAGCCAAGACGCGGTTGGATGCCTGGGGTATGTCGGCCTTTTACGCCCGCGTGCGCCAGGTGCGGACGGTAATTTCGCAGCAACCCAACTACTTCAAGTTTGCGATCTCAGAATTGCCCAACGGCGAATATCAACTCAATACTGATTTTGGCAATCGCCAAACGCGCGCGCCCATCAACGGCAAAAGCACGGTTGACCCAAGTTACATTCTGGGTGCCGGGACGGTGAATCAAGGCGAAAATCGCCGTCAGGCGCTGGCCCGTTTGGTAACCGCCGACAAACAATTCGCGCGTGCGGCGGTCAATTACGTCTGGGAAAAGATCATGGTCGAAGCCCTGGTTTCGCCCTCGAACGCCTTCGATCCGGCGCGCCTAGACCCGGCGGCCAAACTGCCCGATGGCTGGTCGCTGCAACCCACTAATCCCGAATTGCTCGACGCGCTCGCCAACGATTTCAGCAAGAACAACTATGACCTGCGCAAGCTGATCGCCGCCATCGTCAAGGCCAACGCCTATCAGCTTTCAGCGCAATACCCAGGCACCTGGAGCCTGGCGCTGGTGCCGTATTACGCACGCAAGTATGTGCGCCGAATGGATGCCGAAGAGGTTCACGACGCCATCGTCAAAGCGACCGGCGTGACGGTCAGCTACCAATTGCGCGACACGCTGGGCGATCCGACCTGGACAGTCAATTGGGCGATGCAATTGCCCGACCCCGGCGAGCCGCGCGGGAATGCGGCGGCCATCGCGTTCCTGAACGGCTTCATCCGGGGTGACCGCGATGTGAAGCCGCGTTCGCAGGAGCCTTCGATAATGCAAGCGCTGAACCTGATGAATCATCAATTCGTGATGACGCGCATCCATCAGGCGAATGCCGGCTCGCTGGTCTCGAAACTGTTGGCCGACGCGACGCTGACGCCCGCGCAGATCGTGACGCAGTTGTATCTGAGCACGCTGGGACGCAACCCTTCGACGGATGAGTTGAACAAGCTGACGCCGCTGTTCTCTGCAAACACGCGGCGCGATGCGACCGAAGGAATTCAGTGGGCGTTGCTCAACAAGATTGATTTCATTTTTAACTACTAG
- a CDS encoding DUF1501 domain-containing protein — protein MANAKVPEWQPKHAVRPQITPITGPVVGRRDFFKIAGTGVAGFALTPMLAGAAKAQYGAKLVGKARNCIFILLTGAPSHSDTFDLKVGAWTPTDFNPTTYNGTLFPQGLMPKLAERLNKFAIIRSLRAPALVHALQQTWVQIARSPSSALGKIAPNIGSVVALEFEKLRTASQKLPVFVSLNTGQNVVGPGYFPGLYAPFDTTAAPTGITSLVNADGQTKFEQRYGVLQMIDSRLRQNSPLGDDAATMGSFYDRGKGMMYDPAVDAVFKFSTEDQVRYGGTSTVGQTVVNGNAFGNSLIVARNLIKANQGCRYVQVNFGSWDHHQDIYAKAATPNQTVPGIYQMAGDLDDGLANLLDDLAASPGVNGGTLLDETLVVAMGEFGRTVGPLTNQDGRDHYFQQFAVMAGGGVSGGRIIGETTSDGGNIKDPGWSQGRAVAYEDIAATIYSALGIDYTTIRRDDPFGRGFEYVPFASEGAWYPVLELFSRDIKSRAPIIGRDAGGRRIG, from the coding sequence ATGGCGAATGCAAAAGTACCAGAATGGCAACCAAAGCACGCGGTGCGTCCGCAAATCACGCCGATCACTGGCCCGGTCGTCGGGCGGCGTGACTTTTTCAAAATTGCCGGCACCGGCGTCGCGGGCTTTGCCCTGACGCCCATGCTGGCGGGCGCAGCCAAGGCGCAATACGGCGCGAAACTTGTTGGCAAGGCGCGCAATTGTATTTTCATCCTGCTGACCGGCGCGCCTTCGCACAGCGACACTTTCGACCTGAAGGTCGGTGCGTGGACGCCGACTGATTTCAACCCGACCACTTATAACGGCACGCTTTTCCCGCAAGGGCTGATGCCGAAGCTGGCCGAGCGGCTGAACAAATTTGCGATCATTCGCAGCCTGCGCGCGCCCGCCCTAGTGCACGCGCTGCAACAGACCTGGGTGCAGATCGCGCGCAGCCCCTCTTCGGCGCTTGGTAAAATTGCGCCGAATATCGGCAGCGTGGTGGCGCTCGAATTCGAGAAACTGCGCACAGCCAGTCAAAAGCTGCCGGTCTTTGTCTCACTCAACACCGGTCAGAACGTCGTCGGCCCTGGCTATTTCCCCGGACTGTATGCGCCTTTCGATACAACCGCCGCGCCGACAGGCATTACCAGTCTGGTCAATGCCGATGGGCAGACGAAATTCGAGCAGCGCTACGGCGTGTTGCAAATGATTGATTCGCGCTTGCGCCAGAATTCGCCGTTGGGCGATGACGCGGCGACGATGGGCAGCTTTTATGACCGCGGCAAAGGGATGATGTACGACCCGGCAGTAGACGCGGTCTTCAAATTCTCTACCGAAGATCAGGTGCGTTATGGTGGCACTTCGACGGTCGGTCAGACCGTCGTCAACGGCAACGCCTTCGGCAATTCGCTGATCGTCGCGCGCAATCTGATCAAGGCGAATCAAGGTTGCCGTTATGTACAGGTGAATTTTGGCAGTTGGGATCATCACCAGGACATTTACGCCAAGGCTGCCACACCCAACCAGACAGTGCCGGGCATTTATCAGATGGCGGGCGATTTGGATGACGGCCTCGCGAACCTGCTGGATGATCTGGCGGCGTCGCCGGGCGTCAACGGCGGCACCTTGCTGGATGAAACGCTGGTCGTGGCGATGGGCGAATTTGGCCGCACTGTCGGCCCTTTAACCAATCAGGATGGCCGCGACCATTACTTCCAGCAGTTTGCTGTAATGGCGGGCGGTGGTGTCAGCGGCGGGCGCATCATCGGCGAAACGACCTCGGATGGCGGCAACATCAAAGACCCCGGCTGGTCGCAGGGCCGCGCTGTCGCCTACGAAGACATCGCCGCGACGATCTATTCGGCGCTGGGCATTGATTACACGACCATCCGCCGCGACGATCCTTTCGGACGCGGGTTTGAATACGTGCCATTTGCTTCGGAAGGCGCTTGGTATCCGGTGCTCGAACTCTTTAGCCGCGACATCAAGAGCCGTGCGCCGATCATTGGACGCGATGCGGGCGGACGTCGTATCGGATAA
- a CDS encoding sigma-70 family RNA polymerase sigma factor translates to MTEPSAHSLSSRSDEDLLRLTLDGDEQAFDLLYERRAGAVYQFALRMSGSNALAEDVAQDVFMALIRRGQLFDPARGTVIKYLLGMTRNRVLTLLQREQSFIPLVEEGEEESALANQAADVADPLLELARHERIEAVRQAILALPLHYREVVALCNLDEMSYEQAASVIGCPVGTVRSRLNRARALLVEKLNAVRVVRAVQEAVPPVAIAV, encoded by the coding sequence ATGACAGAACCATCCGCACACTCATTATCCAGTCGCAGCGACGAAGACTTGCTGCGGCTGACCCTGGACGGCGACGAGCAGGCTTTCGACCTGCTCTATGAGCGACGTGCGGGCGCGGTCTATCAATTTGCCTTGCGGATGAGCGGGTCGAATGCTCTAGCCGAAGATGTCGCGCAGGATGTTTTCATGGCGCTGATCCGGCGCGGACAGCTTTTCGATCCGGCACGCGGCACGGTCATCAAATATCTGCTGGGCATGACGCGCAATCGCGTGCTGACGTTGTTGCAACGCGAACAGAGTTTTATCCCTCTGGTAGAAGAGGGCGAAGAGGAATCGGCGCTGGCGAATCAGGCCGCCGATGTGGCCGATCCGTTGCTTGAATTGGCGCGCCACGAACGCATCGAAGCCGTGCGCCAGGCGATTCTGGCCCTGCCGTTGCACTACCGTGAGGTTGTCGCTCTGTGCAATCTGGATGAAATGAGTTACGAACAGGCCGCTAGCGTGATCGGTTGCCCGGTGGGCACGGTGCGTTCGCGGTTGAATCGGGCGCGGGCCTTGTTGGTTGAGAAGCTCAATGCTGTGCGTGTTGTGCGGGCCGTGCAAGAGGCTGTGCCGCCCGTGGCCATCGCCGTTTGA
- a CDS encoding intradiol ring-cleavage dioxygenase — MIITTTDRRRFLQGLALSSAYFTQPGLFAEVLQQSSTQSRTLTPRQTEGPFYPNKLPLDTDNDLLVINDRTTPALGAITHLTGRVLNARGEPVRNAVVEIWQCDNNGKYIHTGDNNKAEPDVNFQGFGRFVTGSTGEYYFRTIKPVPYPGRTPHIHFAIKQGDKRMLTTQLYIKGFAQNDRDGIYRELGNKQPLVTADFAPLKGSTLGELTAQFELVIGATPEDRNEDRMRGPGGPGGPGRPGGPGGPGRRG, encoded by the coding sequence GTGATTATCACCACCACTGATCGCCGCCGCTTTTTGCAAGGCCTGGCCCTGAGTAGCGCGTATTTCACGCAACCCGGCCTGTTTGCCGAAGTCTTGCAGCAGTCTTCAACTCAATCCCGGACGCTGACGCCGCGTCAGACCGAAGGCCCTTTCTATCCGAACAAACTGCCGCTCGATACCGATAACGATTTGCTGGTCATCAATGACCGGACGACACCCGCGCTGGGCGCGATTACGCATTTGACCGGGCGCGTGCTCAACGCGCGTGGCGAACCGGTGCGCAACGCCGTCGTCGAGATTTGGCAATGCGATAACAACGGCAAATACATTCACACCGGCGACAACAACAAGGCCGAGCCGGATGTGAACTTTCAGGGCTTTGGCCGCTTTGTGACCGGTTCGACGGGCGAATACTATTTCCGCACGATCAAGCCCGTGCCTTATCCGGGCCGCACGCCGCACATCCATTTCGCCATCAAGCAGGGCGACAAGCGCATGCTGACGACCCAGCTTTACATCAAAGGCTTCGCGCAAAACGACCGTGACGGCATTTATCGTGAACTTGGCAATAAACAGCCGCTCGTGACGGCGGATTTCGCGCCGCTCAAAGGCTCAACGCTGGGCGAACTCACGGCGCAGTTCGAGCTCGTCATCGGTGCGACACCCGAAGACCGGAACGAAGATCGGATGCGTGGGCCAGGCGGGCCAGGTGGGCCTGGCAGACCGGGTGGCCCCGGCGGCCCCGGACGACGTGGATAA
- a CDS encoding multicopper oxidase domain-containing protein has product MPLRRAPFDPAPNPAAHQRYDEFRPRKFYDIPIVEAEHRFHRDLPPSRVWGYNGVVPGPTFIERYDVPVLVRFRNQLPANHIGFGIPSVITHLHNGHVASESDGFPLDFYEPGQYKDHHYPNILAGYDAFPPRGDEREALGTLFYHDHRLDFTAPNVYRGLSGFYLLFDERDSGNERDTNPRALRLPSGPYDVPLVFNDRSFSADGQLFFDQLDLNGFIGNQYAVNGKIQPYFKVARRKYRFRLLNAGPSRFYEYFLSNGQPFVQIANDGNLLPAPLTRTSVRLGVAERADVILDFSKAQIGDRIFLENRLQQANGRGPGNVGGTPTQLLRFEVDRDAEDPSEVPAKMRDLPSYDVSEAVTTRVWNFNAARGAWQINNRLFDSNRIDATVKKGTAEIWDLRTGGGWSHPIHIHFEEFQVIDRAGATPPSEEIARKDIMRLAPGNRARVFLRFRDFTGRYVMHCHNMMHEDHAMMIWFEIVP; this is encoded by the coding sequence ATGCCGTTGCGGCGCGCGCCCTTCGATCCAGCGCCGAATCCGGCGGCGCATCAACGCTACGACGAATTTCGTCCGCGCAAGTTTTACGACATTCCTATCGTCGAGGCCGAGCATCGCTTTCACCGCGACCTGCCGCCGAGCCGCGTGTGGGGCTACAACGGCGTCGTGCCGGGGCCGACGTTTATCGAGCGTTACGACGTGCCGGTGCTGGTGCGTTTCCGCAATCAACTGCCGGCGAATCACATCGGCTTTGGCATCCCTTCGGTCATCACGCATCTGCACAACGGGCACGTGGCGTCAGAAAGTGACGGCTTCCCGCTGGATTTTTACGAGCCGGGTCAATACAAAGACCATCACTATCCGAACATCCTCGCTGGCTATGACGCCTTTCCGCCGCGCGGCGATGAACGCGAGGCATTGGGGACGCTGTTCTACCACGACCATCGTTTGGATTTCACCGCGCCCAATGTTTACCGGGGGCTGAGCGGTTTCTATCTGCTCTTTGACGAGCGCGATTCGGGTAACGAACGCGACACGAACCCGCGCGCCTTGCGCTTGCCGAGCGGGCCGTATGATGTGCCGCTGGTTTTCAATGACCGTAGCTTTTCGGCGGATGGGCAGTTGTTTTTCGATCAGCTTGATCTGAATGGCTTCATCGGCAACCAATACGCGGTGAACGGCAAGATTCAGCCGTATTTCAAAGTTGCGCGGCGCAAGTACCGCTTCCGGCTGCTCAATGCCGGGCCGTCGCGTTTTTACGAATACTTCTTGAGCAACGGCCAGCCGTTCGTTCAAATCGCCAACGACGGTAATTTGCTGCCCGCGCCGCTCACGCGCACCAGCGTGCGCCTGGGCGTGGCCGAACGCGCCGATGTGATTCTCGATTTCAGCAAAGCGCAAATCGGCGACCGCATCTTTCTGGAAAATCGGTTGCAGCAAGCGAACGGACGCGGCCCCGGCAACGTTGGCGGCACGCCTACGCAATTGCTGCGCTTCGAGGTTGACCGCGATGCTGAAGACCCTAGCGAAGTGCCCGCGAAAATGCGCGACTTGCCGAGCTACGACGTGAGCGAAGCCGTCACCACGCGCGTCTGGAATTTCAACGCGGCGCGCGGCGCGTGGCAGATCAACAATCGGTTGTTCGACAGCAATCGCATTGACGCCACGGTCAAAAAAGGCACTGCCGAGATTTGGGATTTGCGCACGGGCGGCGGCTGGAGCCATCCGATTCACATTCACTTTGAAGAGTTCCAAGTGATTGACCGCGCGGGCGCCACACCGCCCAGCGAAGAGATTGCGCGCAAGGACATCATGCGGCTCGCGCCCGGCAATCGTGCGCGCGTGTTTCTGCGCTTCCGCGATTTCACCGGCAGGTACGTGATGCACTGCCACAACATGATGCACGAAGACCACGCAATGATGATCTGGTTTGAAATTGTGCCGTAA
- a CDS encoding SCO family protein, whose product MNRRTLLKSALIASAPPAFPNFVLRTHENQTVRFYDDLLKDKLVLLNFFYAQCDDFCPAMTANLVKVQKLLGARCGRDVFMYSLSLKPEQDTPRALKKFAEMHGVKPGWLLLTGKRAELEILRRKFGLYDPDPAVDRDVTQHTGLVRFGSAALDRWAACPALSNPAQIVRSLGWLAGPAWQAKADQFGAHSHAHESK is encoded by the coding sequence ATGAATAGAAGAACCTTGCTGAAGAGCGCGTTGATTGCATCAGCCCCACCGGCTTTCCCGAACTTTGTTTTGCGCACGCACGAGAATCAAACAGTGCGCTTTTATGATGATTTGCTGAAAGACAAGCTGGTGCTGCTCAATTTCTTTTACGCGCAATGCGACGACTTTTGCCCGGCCATGACCGCCAATCTGGTCAAGGTGCAAAAGCTGCTGGGCGCACGTTGCGGACGTGACGTGTTTATGTATTCGCTTTCGCTCAAGCCCGAACAGGACACGCCGCGCGCGTTGAAAAAGTTCGCCGAGATGCACGGCGTCAAACCCGGTTGGCTGTTGCTGACGGGCAAGCGTGCTGAACTTGAAATCCTGCGACGCAAGTTTGGCCTTTACGATCCTGACCCGGCGGTTGACCGTGATGTGACGCAGCACACCGGGCTGGTGCGGTTCGGCAGCGCGGCGCTGGATCGTTGGGCGGCGTGCCCGGCGCTGTCGAATCCGGCGCAGATTGTGCGCTCACTCGGCTGGTTGGCTGGGCCGGCTTGGCAGGCGAAAGCAGACCAGTTTGGCGCGCACAGTCACGCGCACGAAAGCAAATAA
- a CDS encoding FecR domain-containing protein — protein MFNSKAVLMGLLLCAIFIPNSTASRAQTLVSAKVLSSEGLVEIRRQTNGQAQIQPIAFKTNDELKAGDTIVTGKKGRLVLGLSDGSQAVIAPQTMVVIQNLQQSPRTLFNVLRGKTRVHIEKYGGQPNPYRVNTPTAVIAVRGTIFDVLVKDNETEVFLHEGQVSVFNLALPDQPVLLAPGQTTRISGERVPRNPNTFKPGRNDDSFRDTEQRQDDRRIAERNNDPNRADERNTANAPGERGARNDASERSNKSGGLTDFGRNGSTLPNASTRPSSPPPSAGPSGGGSGGRRP, from the coding sequence ATGTTTAATTCAAAAGCAGTTTTGATGGGGTTGTTGTTGTGCGCCATCTTCATTCCCAATTCAACCGCCAGCCGTGCACAAACGCTGGTGTCGGCCAAAGTGCTTTCCAGCGAGGGCTTGGTTGAAATTCGCCGACAAACCAATGGCCAAGCGCAAATTCAACCCATCGCGTTCAAAACAAATGATGAATTGAAGGCCGGCGATACCATCGTCACAGGCAAAAAAGGGCGGCTGGTGCTCGGTCTTTCCGATGGTTCGCAAGCGGTCATCGCGCCGCAAACGATGGTGGTGATTCAGAATCTGCAACAATCGCCGCGCACGCTCTTCAATGTCCTGCGTGGCAAGACGCGCGTGCATATCGAGAAATACGGCGGGCAGCCGAATCCTTACCGCGTGAATACGCCGACGGCGGTGATCGCCGTGCGCGGGACGATCTTTGACGTATTGGTCAAAGACAATGAAACCGAAGTCTTTTTGCACGAAGGGCAGGTTTCTGTTTTCAATCTGGCGCTGCCTGACCAGCCGGTCTTGCTGGCGCCGGGCCAGACGACGCGCATCAGCGGGGAACGCGTGCCGCGCAATCCCAACACCTTCAAACCGGGCCGCAACGATGACAGTTTTCGCGATACGGAGCAGCGGCAAGACGACCGGCGCATTGCCGAACGCAATAATGATCCGAATCGGGCTGATGAGCGCAACACCGCAAATGCACCTGGCGAACGGGGCGCACGTAATGATGCCAGTGAGCGCTCGAACAAGTCTGGCGGGTTGACTGATTTTGGCCGCAACGGTTCCACCTTACCCAATGCCAGTACGCGTCCGAGTTCGCCGCCGCCGAGCGCAGGCCCCAGCGGCGGCGGCTCTGGCGGTAGGAGGCCCTAA